Proteins encoded within one genomic window of Pieris rapae chromosome 1, ilPieRapa1.1, whole genome shotgun sequence:
- the LOC110995831 gene encoding endoribonuclease CG2145-like, which yields MRIVLILFLCVGASMSDDIASAAGQIFNSILPNLIGNSVTGQQGNTASNTLQQIGTVVGGVVDYAKKKSYEEMLKQVQDSTTDEDLLRISEEMFNADINNAFNYIQVNLQGKTSPMSKSDEAQSSLLNVPENVWNGPTIRPFAALFDNYHKNVIRPEFVTPNEETEQVTYINTILATGPMRSLMTFLVSKGLNQMNEYPEQVELLKKIWFTKYARHWTGLCKCSCAFENVFMAELKSDQVLGLHSWLFFAKREMDRKANYLGYINKLDLGGKGLILKQHSILSETKDAPEITMFVGTSPELETALYTLCFMARPDRPCKLHYNNIPFTIQTKTLKAENLVLIDTAYPVF from the exons ATGAGGAttgttcttatattatttctttgtgtGGGGGCTTCCATGTCCGATGATATTGCTTCAGCTGCAGGCCAAATATTCAATAGTATCCTGCCAAACTTAATCGGCAACTCTGTTACCGGACAACAGGGCAACACCGCTTCAAACACTCTCCAGCAAATCGGAACCGTCGTCGGTGGCGTGGTTGATTATGCTAAGAAAAAGAGCTATGAAGAGATGCTTAAACAGGTGCAGGACTCGACAACGGACGAGGACCTTCTTCGCATCAGCGAGGAAATGTTCAACGCTGACATAAACAACGCCTTTAACTATATTCAAGTAAATTTGCAAGGCAAAACGAGCCCTATGTCTAAGAGCGACGAAGCACAGTCTAG tctTTTAAATGTTCCGGAGAATGTATGGAATGGACCGACAATCAGGCCATTCGCGgcattatttgataattatcaCAAGAACGTGATAAGGCCAGAGTTCGTAACACCAAAT GAGGAGACTGAACAAGTCACATACATTAATACTATCCTTGCTACTGGTCCTATGAGAAGTTTGATGACATTCCTGGTGAGCAAAG GTCTTAATCAAATGAATGAATATCCGGAGCAAGTGgagttattgaaaaaaatttggTTTACGAAATATGCCCGTCATTGGACAGGACTGTGTAAATGCAGTTGCGCGTTTGAGAACGTCTTCATGGCCGAACTGAAATCCGACCAAGTTTTAG GTCTACACAGCTGGTTGTTCTTCGCGAAGCGAGAAATGGATCGCAAAGCTAACTACCTGGGCTACATCAACAAACTGGACTTAGGAGGA AAAGGGCTGATTCTCAAGCAACATTCGATCCTTAGTGAGACCAAAGATGCACCTGAAATCACTATGTTTGTCGGCACATCCCCTGAACTGGAGACAGCCTTGTACACTCTATGCTTTATGGCACGTCCGGACCGTCCTTGCAAGTTGCACTACAACAACATACCATTCACCATCCAAACCAAAACATTGAAAGCCGAAAATCTTGTTCTCATCGACACTGCATACCCGGTTTTctaa
- the LOC110995833 gene encoding 5'-nucleotidase domain-containing protein 3 produces MNTSCASRFLKIKRSLTHKDVLCCFFITARSFSTRELLNEAYCRTKLKCRSKKLPQDVNPQGVFACNELDLSEVKVYGFDYDYTLAHYKPSLEHLLYNLGRDMLLEKYKYPAGIANLEYKPDFAVRGLHYDIEKGLLLKLDSFLQIQFGAVYRGLTPVSTEEVLKLYKNRIIPIAYVEGDTRAHKTNIAKMVHLADLFSVPEMGLLCNVAEYFNKNHIDYHPEILFLDVKNSVQHCHPIMHKIVAQNVEEYVRPNSGLKKYFRLLQEEGKKLFLVTNSPFHFVNAGMEMLVGHEWRDFFDVVIVNANKPKFFTEVSRPIRVFDKNANTHIWEKVTSLEKGIIYYEGTVKQMQDLTGWSGHQVLYFGDHPYSDLADVTLEHGWRTGAIINELTHEINTLNTRTFKENANWLQMLTQLIEDHQDYKQPEALEIIDKWMAERDYLRNATKSVFNPQFGSVFRTYHNPTYFSRRLFRFADIYTSNIRHLLNYSLTHTFYPRRGVMPHEYGSYFV; encoded by the exons ATGAATACTTCATGTGCCagcagatttttaaaaattaaacgcagTCTAACACATAAAGACGTATTatgctgtttttttattactgctAGGAGTTTTTCCACTAGAGAACTCTTAAATGAAGCGTACTGTCGCACAAAGCTAAAGTGTCGCT ctaAAAAGCTCCCACAAGATGTCAATCCCCAAGGAGTTTTCGCTTGCAACGAGCTTGATCTTTCTGAGGTGAAGGTATATGGGTTTGATTATGATTATACACTTGCTCATTATAAGCCCAGTCTTGAACATTTACTATATAATCTGGGACGGGACATGCtacttgaaaaatataag tacCCTGCTGGAATAGCTAATCTGGAGTACAAACCCGACTTTGCTGTTCGAGGATTGCATTATGACATTGAAAAGGGATTACTATtgaaattagattcatttctACAAATACAGTTTGGGGCTGTTTACAGAGGGTTGACACCTGTATCAACTGAGGAAGTTCTTAAACTGtacaaaaatagaattatacCTATAGCGTATGTTGAAGGTGACACAAGGGCTCACAAG acAAATATAGCAAAGATGGTTCATTTGGCAGATTTGTTCTCTGTACCAGAAATGGGTTTGCTGTGTAATGTTGctgagtattttaataaaaatcatatagaTTATCATCCAGAGATACTCTTTTTGGATGTCAAg aactcTGTACAACATTGTCATCCAATAATGCACAAAATCGTTGCTCAAAACGTGGAGGAATACGTGAGACCAAATTCAGgtcttaaaaaatactttcgaCTTCTTCAAGAAGAAGGAAAGAAGCTGTTTCTAGTCACTAACAGTCCCTTTCATTttgt GAATGCTGGAATGGAAATGCTTGTTGGTCACGAGTGGAGAGATttcttcgatgtcgttatagtaaatgcaaataaaccTAAGTTTTTCACAGAAGTTTCAAGGCCAATTAGGGTGTTcgataaaaatgcaaatacaCACATATGGGAAAAAGTAACATCCTTAGAAAAGGGCATTATTTACTATGAG GGTACAGTGAAGCAGATGCAGGATCTGACGGGTTGGAGTGGCCatcaagttttatatttcgGTGATCATCCGTACAGCGATCTCGCTGACGTCACACTTGAACACGGCTGGCGGACTGGAGCAATTATTAACGAACTAACG caCGAAATAAACACACTAAACACAAGGACGTTCAAAGAGAACGCGAACTGGCTTCAAATGCTCACCCAGCTTATCGAGGACCACCAAGACTATAAGCAGCCTGAGGCACTAGAGATCATTGATAAATGGATGGCTGAGAGAGATTACCTCAG AAACGCAACAAAATCAGTCTTTAACCCTCAATTTGGAAGTGTTTTTCGTACATATCACAATCCTACGTACTTTTCAAGGCGTTTATTCCGATTCGCGGACATCTACACGTCAAATATACGACATCTTCTAAACTACTCACTAACTCACACGTTTTATCCTCGTCGTGGTGTAATGCCACACGAATATGGTTCTTATTTCGTCTAG
- the LOC110995807 gene encoding alpha carbonic anhydrase 8 produces the protein MKLYAFVILLAFCYVQCKKTYAPIDKNANIAFINMEAGGLGPGSKKAPPTPVPSKAPVPPTPAPQPVTTYKSAPTTVKQAPIPVVPATNPPVQIRPKPVNPSPVVNPITTPGPGSVKQLVNFYDSQGKASPIRPYSYSQAVKQG, from the exons ATGAAGCTGTACGCATTTGTTATACTCCTAGCCTTTTGTTACGTACAAT GCAAAAAAACATATGCGCCCATAGACAAAAATGCTAACATAGCATTCATTAACATGGAAGCTGGTGGTTTGGGACCGGGTAGTAAAAAAGCCCCACCTACACCAGTGCCTAGCAAAGCCCCGGTACCTCCAACTCCAGCTCCACAACCTGTAACTACATATAAATCAGCACCGACTACCGTTAAACAGGCCCCGATACCAGTGGTACCAGCCACCAACCCTCCTGTTCAAATCCGGCCAAAACCAGTAAATCCTAGTCCTGTTGTTAATCCAATAACAACCCCTGGACCTGGTTCCGTGAAGCAACTTGTGAACTTCTACGATAGTCAAGGAAAAGCGAGCCCTATCCGCCCCTACAGTTACAGCCAAGCAGTCAAACAAGGCTAA
- the LOC110995819 gene encoding uncharacterized protein LOC110995819 isoform X1 encodes MCLVGCRPLTDRTAIMKTRLLFLLATLLYQDARCEPPVDSASLPLEHRGGAYGPPLPPQTDDPWPLTSPDSPKIKHLQVQCEKTHMRVNIEFDRPFYGMIFSKGFYSDSHCMHLKPGTGHLSATFEIFLNSCGMSSSANHNVAAYGSPTPSGSYVENTIIVQYDPYVQEVWDQARKLRCTWYDFYEKAVTFRPFQVDMLHAVTANFLGDNLQCWMQIQVGKGPWASEVSGIVKIGQTMTMVLAIKDDENKFDMLVRNCVAHDGKRAPIQLVDQYGCVVRPKIMSKFQKIKNFGPSASVVSFAYFQAFKFPDSMNVHFQCVIQVCRYNCPEPKCAGLGADYGVPLLGGNTLGAGEYGLPNGEYGLPPSPHSEYGVPPAYPDPRHPADSSGAYSEKRDDTVPPPQGQASSTPNAPSPSSPSPNRNDEDDVNLPPPPPPGRRGVYNTVKRKDEGHGNLATLGGRPRSVEDLPETLVGVRRKRETSTPSRIYKRDAQEMTDVNTSRTIQVVAPGDVNFALNNAATNETVVIQSPGTDPETICMSVPSFVAGLVMLLLVLVVASLVAAFLFVRVRALDRKGTHGATAYYETDYVKHTN; translated from the exons ATGTGTCTTGTTGGTTGCAGGCCGCTGACTGACCGGACTGCGATTATGAAGACCAGGCTGCTGTTTCTACTCGCGACGCTCCTTTATCAG GATGCAAGATGCGAACCGCCAGTAGACTCAGCATCACTACCACTGGAGCACCGTGGTGGCGCCTACGGCCCTCCACTACCGCCGCAGACAGATGATCCCTGGCCATTGACCTCACCTGACAGTCCCAAAATCAAACATCTCCAAGTCCAATGTGAAAAAACTCATATGCGTGTCAATATTGAGTTCGATAGACCGTTTTATGGTATGATATTCTCAAAAGGATTCTACAGCGATTCACATTGTATGCACTTAAAACCGGGGACCGGACATCTCAGTGCCACTTTTGAGATCTTCCTTAACAGTTGTGGTATGAGTAGCTCCGCTAATCACAATGTAGCAGCATATGGAAGCCCTACGCCTAGTGGATCGTACGTAGAAAACACGATTATTGTGCAGTACGATCCTTACGTTCAGGAAGTATGGGATCAAGCGAGGAAATTAAGGTGCACATGGTACGACTTCTATGAAAAGGCTGTCACCTTCAGACCGTTCCAAGTCGACATGCTACATGCCGTTACAGCAAACTTTCTCGGAGACAACTTGCAATGCTGGATGCAAATTCAAGTGGGAAAAGGACCCTGGGCTTCAGAGGTGTCTGGTATAGTCAAAATTGGACAGACAATGACTATGGTACTTGCAATTAAAGATGATGAGAACAAATTTGACATGTTAGTAAGAAACTGTGTTGCGCACGATGGTAAAAGAGCACCAATCCAATTGGTAGATCAATATGGATGTGTAGTAAGACCCAAAATTATGAGCAAATTCCAAAAGATTAAGAACTTTGGCCCTTCTGCTTCTGTCGTATCGTTTGCGTACTTCCAAGCTTTTAAATTCCCAGATTCTATGAATGTCCACTTCCAATGTGTCATCCAAGTATGTAGATATAATTGTCCTGAGCCTAAATGCGCTGGCCTAGGTGCCGATTATGGGGTTCCATTATTGGGAGGTAACACATTGGGAGCAGGTGAATATGGCCTCCCCAACGGTGAGTACGGACTTCCTCCATCCCCACACTCTGAATATGGTGTTCCACCGGCGTATCCAGACCCTAGGCATCCCGCAGACTCATCAGGTGCTTACTCTGAAAAACGAGACGACACAGTTCCTCCACCACAAGGACAGGCTTCATCTACACCTAATGCTCCAAGTCCTTCCTCACCATCACCAAATAGAAATGATGAAGACGACGTCAACCTTCCTCCACCACCACCTCCGGGACGACGTGGCGTATACAACACAGTCAAGAGGAAAGATGAAGGACACGGTAATCTGGCAACGTTGGGTGGCCGCCCGCGATCTGTTGAAGATTTACCCGAAACATTAGTAGGAGTTAGAAGAAAACGTGAAACATCGACACCATCACGTATCTATAAGCGAGATGCTCAAGAAATGACTGACGTAAATACAAGCAGAACGATACAAGTAGTGGCGCCAGGTGATGTTAACTTTGCTTTAAACAATGCGGCTACCAACGAAACAGTTGTGATTCAATCACCGGGTACTGATCCAGAAACGATATGCATGTCAGTGCCATCATTCGTGGCAGGTTTGGTCATGTTATTATTAGTACTGGTAGTAGCGTCACTGGTAGCTGCTTTTCTCTTTGTGCGAGTGCGGGCGCTAGATAGAAAAGGAACACACGGCGCCACCGCATACTATGAGACGGACTATGTGAAACATACGAACTAG
- the LOC110995819 gene encoding uncharacterized protein LOC110995819 isoform X2 produces the protein MKTRLLFLLATLLYQDARCEPPVDSASLPLEHRGGAYGPPLPPQTDDPWPLTSPDSPKIKHLQVQCEKTHMRVNIEFDRPFYGMIFSKGFYSDSHCMHLKPGTGHLSATFEIFLNSCGMSSSANHNVAAYGSPTPSGSYVENTIIVQYDPYVQEVWDQARKLRCTWYDFYEKAVTFRPFQVDMLHAVTANFLGDNLQCWMQIQVGKGPWASEVSGIVKIGQTMTMVLAIKDDENKFDMLVRNCVAHDGKRAPIQLVDQYGCVVRPKIMSKFQKIKNFGPSASVVSFAYFQAFKFPDSMNVHFQCVIQVCRYNCPEPKCAGLGADYGVPLLGGNTLGAGEYGLPNGEYGLPPSPHSEYGVPPAYPDPRHPADSSGAYSEKRDDTVPPPQGQASSTPNAPSPSSPSPNRNDEDDVNLPPPPPPGRRGVYNTVKRKDEGHGNLATLGGRPRSVEDLPETLVGVRRKRETSTPSRIYKRDAQEMTDVNTSRTIQVVAPGDVNFALNNAATNETVVIQSPGTDPETICMSVPSFVAGLVMLLLVLVVASLVAAFLFVRVRALDRKGTHGATAYYETDYVKHTN, from the exons ATGAAGACCAGGCTGCTGTTTCTACTCGCGACGCTCCTTTATCAG GATGCAAGATGCGAACCGCCAGTAGACTCAGCATCACTACCACTGGAGCACCGTGGTGGCGCCTACGGCCCTCCACTACCGCCGCAGACAGATGATCCCTGGCCATTGACCTCACCTGACAGTCCCAAAATCAAACATCTCCAAGTCCAATGTGAAAAAACTCATATGCGTGTCAATATTGAGTTCGATAGACCGTTTTATGGTATGATATTCTCAAAAGGATTCTACAGCGATTCACATTGTATGCACTTAAAACCGGGGACCGGACATCTCAGTGCCACTTTTGAGATCTTCCTTAACAGTTGTGGTATGAGTAGCTCCGCTAATCACAATGTAGCAGCATATGGAAGCCCTACGCCTAGTGGATCGTACGTAGAAAACACGATTATTGTGCAGTACGATCCTTACGTTCAGGAAGTATGGGATCAAGCGAGGAAATTAAGGTGCACATGGTACGACTTCTATGAAAAGGCTGTCACCTTCAGACCGTTCCAAGTCGACATGCTACATGCCGTTACAGCAAACTTTCTCGGAGACAACTTGCAATGCTGGATGCAAATTCAAGTGGGAAAAGGACCCTGGGCTTCAGAGGTGTCTGGTATAGTCAAAATTGGACAGACAATGACTATGGTACTTGCAATTAAAGATGATGAGAACAAATTTGACATGTTAGTAAGAAACTGTGTTGCGCACGATGGTAAAAGAGCACCAATCCAATTGGTAGATCAATATGGATGTGTAGTAAGACCCAAAATTATGAGCAAATTCCAAAAGATTAAGAACTTTGGCCCTTCTGCTTCTGTCGTATCGTTTGCGTACTTCCAAGCTTTTAAATTCCCAGATTCTATGAATGTCCACTTCCAATGTGTCATCCAAGTATGTAGATATAATTGTCCTGAGCCTAAATGCGCTGGCCTAGGTGCCGATTATGGGGTTCCATTATTGGGAGGTAACACATTGGGAGCAGGTGAATATGGCCTCCCCAACGGTGAGTACGGACTTCCTCCATCCCCACACTCTGAATATGGTGTTCCACCGGCGTATCCAGACCCTAGGCATCCCGCAGACTCATCAGGTGCTTACTCTGAAAAACGAGACGACACAGTTCCTCCACCACAAGGACAGGCTTCATCTACACCTAATGCTCCAAGTCCTTCCTCACCATCACCAAATAGAAATGATGAAGACGACGTCAACCTTCCTCCACCACCACCTCCGGGACGACGTGGCGTATACAACACAGTCAAGAGGAAAGATGAAGGACACGGTAATCTGGCAACGTTGGGTGGCCGCCCGCGATCTGTTGAAGATTTACCCGAAACATTAGTAGGAGTTAGAAGAAAACGTGAAACATCGACACCATCACGTATCTATAAGCGAGATGCTCAAGAAATGACTGACGTAAATACAAGCAGAACGATACAAGTAGTGGCGCCAGGTGATGTTAACTTTGCTTTAAACAATGCGGCTACCAACGAAACAGTTGTGATTCAATCACCGGGTACTGATCCAGAAACGATATGCATGTCAGTGCCATCATTCGTGGCAGGTTTGGTCATGTTATTATTAGTACTGGTAGTAGCGTCACTGGTAGCTGCTTTTCTCTTTGTGCGAGTGCGGGCGCTAGATAGAAAAGGAACACACGGCGCCACCGCATACTATGAGACGGACTATGTGAAACATACGAACTAG